A window from Catalinimonas alkaloidigena encodes these proteins:
- a CDS encoding helix-turn-helix domain-containing protein: MNYFRVIAHPEGRLELAPVPTQELSELVKQAVRQVLLEYQDQKGATEEELLKLPQVAALLGVSKQTIYEWKRQGKLPAHKIGRRVFFKKSEVVAALSAQSRQPLRSRVNRRG, translated from the coding sequence ATGAATTACTTTCGCGTCATTGCGCACCCTGAAGGACGATTGGAACTGGCTCCCGTGCCTACCCAGGAATTGTCCGAACTCGTCAAACAAGCCGTCCGGCAAGTACTGCTGGAATACCAGGATCAAAAGGGGGCCACTGAGGAGGAATTGCTCAAGCTTCCCCAGGTGGCCGCCTTGCTGGGCGTTAGCAAACAAACCATCTACGAATGGAAGCGGCAAGGCAAACTCCCGGCCCATAAAATCGGGCGGCGGGTTTTCTTTAAAAAATCGGAAGTCGTGGCGGCCTTATCGGCTCAGTCCCGCCAGCCGCTTCGCTCACGGGTTAATCGTCGTGGGTGA
- a CDS encoding radical SAM/SPASM domain-containing protein gives MLKKMVGKNKNIVHKKYAEQHYSVLFNKKTGYFVRAEEKGYPEPLWAMHGPELLDISITNWCDQGCSFCYRKSTPKGNHMLLSDYKLIMEQAKEMDVFQVALGGGNPNQHPDFIRILETTVEHGIVPCYTTNGRGLTPDILKATKELCGSVAISAYEPYTEFRKHLEKLFEYGIKANVHFVTDSQTINTAIEWLRNPPAFLEGINSLIFLNYKPIGRKPDMTLLLKDKVKLKEFYGLVNQSKGALKIGFDSCSISGVVKYVNVNSEFYEGCDAGRFSAFVDENLRMMPCSFMTNTDWFGDLRTEKMIDIWQNNAYFKKYRNNILNNGCTSCAFQKTCMGGCPFIEELSQCDWKDERLGFSFAQSTPK, from the coding sequence ATGCTCAAGAAGATGGTTGGTAAAAACAAAAATATAGTTCATAAAAAGTATGCAGAGCAGCATTATTCAGTTTTATTTAATAAAAAGACTGGATATTTTGTACGTGCAGAGGAAAAAGGTTATCCAGAACCTCTTTGGGCTATGCACGGCCCAGAATTATTGGATATAAGTATTACTAATTGGTGTGATCAAGGTTGTTCTTTTTGTTATAGAAAATCAACACCAAAAGGAAATCACATGCTGCTTAGCGATTACAAATTAATCATGGAGCAAGCAAAGGAAATGGATGTTTTCCAAGTTGCACTGGGTGGTGGAAATCCAAATCAACATCCCGACTTTATAAGGATACTTGAGACTACTGTTGAACATGGAATTGTTCCATGTTACACCACAAATGGTAGAGGGCTTACCCCTGACATTTTGAAAGCAACAAAAGAATTATGCGGCTCTGTTGCTATTAGTGCTTACGAACCATACACCGAGTTCAGAAAACATCTTGAAAAACTATTTGAATATGGAATAAAAGCAAATGTTCACTTTGTAACAGATAGTCAAACTATCAATACAGCAATTGAATGGTTAAGAAATCCACCAGCATTCTTGGAAGGAATAAATTCTCTGATATTCCTGAACTATAAACCAATCGGAAGAAAACCCGACATGACCTTGTTACTTAAAGACAAGGTAAAATTAAAAGAATTCTATGGTTTAGTAAACCAAAGTAAAGGTGCTTTGAAAATTGGCTTTGATAGTTGTAGTATCTCAGGAGTAGTAAAATATGTGAATGTGAATTCAGAATTTTACGAGGGTTGTGATGCTGGAAGGTTTTCTGCTTTTGTTGATGAAAATTTAAGAATGATGCCTTGTTCTTTTATGACCAATACTGATTGGTTTGGAGACTTAAGAACAGAAAAAATGATTGACATTTGGCAGAACAATGCCTATTTCAAAAAGTATAGAAATAATATTCTGAACAATGGTTGCACTTCTTGTGCCTTCCAAAAGACTTGCATGGGTGGTTGTCCTTTTATTGAAGAACTATCACAATGCGATTGGAAAGATGAAAGACTTGGGTTCTCATTTGCTCAATCTACACCAAAGTGA
- a CDS encoding site-specific integrase: MTINFYLDSLTKRQRELAENAGRPLEEVPCRVLLLVMFGGQRLKLPTGHALAPRHWVQNSARGSRKQRVKSQHSESVKINLELDEIELKAKAYCNELRKTGQPLTKPGLQTYLLQEQNDLLPSYAPEVSAEPDFFALFEEWIQANLYQKAKGTLKHYRTAKHHLEAFQQERQRKITLQGIDKKFYDELVRFYLTKQKLSNNTIGNQIKQLKVFLNYLLEHGYAVNPAFQRFKKPSADTEVVFLTEAELTLLYQTDFSDQPRLEHVRDLFVFQCETGLRYSDLENLKPENIQYDPHGVCLALRLTAIKTRGRVLIPLQSFPRAVEILRKYEGHLPPRISNQKMNDYLKELAQRIGLLTPIQLVHFSGNQRKEQTVPKWQLISTHTARRTFVTLALARGIRPEVIMQMTGHKDIKTLMRYVKITEDMIFTETQR; the protein is encoded by the coding sequence ATGACGATCAACTTTTACCTCGATTCGCTCACCAAACGGCAGCGTGAACTGGCCGAAAATGCAGGCCGCCCTTTGGAGGAGGTCCCCTGTCGCGTGCTCCTCCTGGTCATGTTCGGCGGCCAGCGGCTCAAACTCCCCACGGGTCATGCCCTTGCGCCTCGCCACTGGGTACAGAACTCCGCCCGTGGCAGTCGGAAGCAACGCGTCAAGTCACAGCACTCCGAGAGTGTCAAGATCAACCTCGAACTGGACGAGATCGAACTGAAGGCCAAAGCGTATTGCAATGAACTCCGTAAAACGGGACAGCCGCTCACCAAACCGGGGCTGCAAACCTATCTTTTGCAAGAACAAAACGATCTGCTTCCTTCTTATGCCCCGGAAGTCAGCGCCGAACCTGATTTCTTTGCCTTGTTCGAGGAGTGGATCCAAGCCAATCTCTACCAGAAAGCCAAAGGCACCCTCAAGCACTACCGCACCGCCAAACACCACCTGGAAGCCTTCCAACAAGAGCGACAACGCAAGATCACTCTGCAAGGCATCGACAAGAAGTTTTACGATGAACTCGTTCGCTTTTACCTCACCAAGCAAAAGCTCTCTAACAATACGATTGGCAACCAGATCAAACAACTGAAGGTCTTTCTCAACTACCTCCTGGAACATGGTTATGCAGTGAATCCCGCATTCCAACGCTTTAAAAAGCCTTCTGCTGATACCGAAGTGGTCTTTTTAACCGAAGCCGAGTTGACGCTTCTCTACCAGACGGACTTCTCGGATCAGCCTCGCTTAGAGCATGTCCGCGACCTGTTTGTTTTCCAGTGTGAAACCGGGCTACGCTACTCGGACTTGGAAAACCTAAAGCCGGAAAATATCCAGTACGATCCGCACGGAGTCTGCCTGGCTCTGCGCTTAACGGCCATCAAGACCCGAGGACGGGTGTTGATTCCCTTGCAAAGTTTTCCCCGGGCGGTGGAAATCCTTCGCAAATATGAAGGCCACCTGCCACCACGCATTTCCAATCAGAAGATGAACGATTACCTCAAGGAGCTGGCACAACGAATCGGACTCTTGACGCCCATTCAGTTGGTTCATTTCTCCGGTAATCAGCGAAAGGAGCAAACCGTCCCCAAGTGGCAGCTGATCTCCACCCACACCGCTCGGCGCACGTTTGTCACCCTGGCGCTGGCCCGCGGCATCCGCCCGGAAGTCATCATGCAGATGACCGGCCACAAGGATATTAAAACCCTGATGCGCTACGTCAAAATCACCGAAGACATGATTTTCACGGAAACGCAACGCTGA
- a CDS encoding UPF0175 family protein, which produces MKTLTIQLPDEVNEKEAKMTVAAALYDKAILTSGQAAKFVGISKRAFLETVGQYGVSIFGDTEEELRHK; this is translated from the coding sequence ATGAAAACCTTAACGATCCAGTTGCCCGATGAAGTCAATGAGAAAGAGGCGAAGATGACCGTGGCGGCGGCCCTGTACGATAAAGCAATTCTTACCTCGGGACAGGCCGCCAAGTTTGTCGGCATTTCCAAGCGTGCGTTTCTGGAAACCGTCGGCCAGTATGGGGTTTCTATTTTCGGTGATACTGAAGAAGAGCTGCGTCACAAGTAG
- a CDS encoding toxin-antitoxin system YwqK family antitoxin: MKKEVVSDVYSNGQVKYEIEEIAGVRNGLSIYYYDNGNIECIISYRDGVENGDAVFKYRSGGIKNECRYKNGELHGTSVLYTEEGAINQKKYYKYGELKKAEFFINNKIKEVQYFEDGLLVDYEKYGINGERQSDLSTKSVLFVPGKEIKLGGENTMDTIPDTLSLGDTLRLKLIIGNRTLGNAKYNIISDEKIFKDINSSVFLQDSIFDDSLSELHTFDSVTAFINDIPEKEGDFFIKGAAFEYEELGSKDGDSVIYGLILFSYHLYVKR, encoded by the coding sequence GTGAAAAAAGAAGTTGTAAGTGATGTGTATTCAAATGGGCAAGTTAAATATGAAATAGAGGAAATTGCTGGTGTTAGAAATGGTTTGAGTATATATTATTATGATAATGGAAATATTGAGTGCATTATTAGTTACAGAGATGGTGTTGAAAATGGAGATGCTGTTTTTAAATATAGATCAGGCGGCATTAAAAACGAGTGTAGATATAAAAATGGCGAATTACATGGTACATCAGTGTTGTATACAGAGGAGGGAGCCATAAATCAAAAGAAATATTATAAATATGGGGAATTGAAAAAAGCGGAGTTTTTTATTAATAATAAAATAAAAGAGGTTCAATATTTTGAAGATGGTCTTTTAGTTGACTATGAAAAGTATGGTATTAACGGTGAGCGACAAAGCGACCTATCAACTAAGAGTGTTCTATTTGTTCCTGGAAAAGAAATTAAATTGGGGGGTGAGAATACTATGGACACTATCCCTGATACTTTGAGTTTAGGAGATACTTTAAGGTTAAAGCTAATTATAGGAAATCGTACTTTGGGAAATGCTAAATACAATATAATTAGTGATGAAAAAATATTTAAAGATATTAATAGTAGCGTGTTTCTGCAAGATAGTATTTTTGATGATAGTCTGAGCGAGTTGCATACGTTTGACAGTGTGACGGCTTTTATTAATGATATTCCTGAAAAAGAAGGTGATTTTTTTATTAAAGGAGCGGCGTTTGAATACGAGGAATTAGGATCTAAAGATGGAGATTCTGTGATATATGGATTGATATTATTTAGTTATCATTTGTATGTTAAGAGGTGA
- a CDS encoding RHS repeat domain-containing protein, which yields MHEITADDVPQAYLEWTWQDEEGRELRRDYRLIPVQGSSVDWLPLVAESVAERGGLVTVRLVNQSGLEVWFDDFKVDHHWQKVVQENHYYPFGMNLAGLDIQGTPDHRFQYNGKEKQEALGLNWMDYGARYYDAQLGRWHAVDPAAELMRRHSTYNYAFNNPIQLIDPDGLAPSDCQTKSSNCFPVLNVFANESSAANSNSNTSSNDDARKVTYIAYGIRMVGPNGDDVDLLVVVADIIEVPRVVFDVFNFAIKKNPKKIFQITEIEKLYLTK from the coding sequence GTGCATGAGATCACAGCGGACGACGTACCACAAGCCTACCTGGAGTGGACCTGGCAGGATGAGGAAGGACGGGAACTGCGCCGGGACTACCGGTTGATCCCGGTGCAGGGGTCTTCTGTAGATTGGCTTCCCCTGGTGGCGGAGTCGGTGGCGGAACGGGGCGGACTGGTGACGGTCAGACTGGTCAACCAGAGCGGGTTAGAGGTATGGTTCGATGATTTCAAAGTGGATCATCATTGGCAGAAGGTAGTGCAGGAGAATCACTACTATCCCTTCGGCATGAACCTAGCCGGACTGGACATACAAGGTACTCCCGATCACCGATTCCAATACAATGGGAAAGAAAAGCAGGAGGCACTAGGCCTGAACTGGATGGATTATGGCGCACGTTATTATGATGCGCAGCTGGGAAGGTGGCATGCCGTAGATCCAGCAGCGGAATTAATGCGACGCCACTCAACGTATAATTATGCTTTCAATAACCCCATTCAATTAATTGATCCAGATGGTTTAGCTCCGTCTGATTGTCAGACTAAAAGTAGCAATTGCTTTCCAGTTTTAAATGTATTTGCCAATGAATCAAGTGCAGCAAATTCTAATAGTAATACATCATCAAATGATGATGCCAGGAAAGTTACTTATATTGCATATGGTATTAGGATGGTGGGTCCAAACGGAGATGATGTTGATCTTTTAGTTGTAGTTGCTGATATCATTGAGGTGCCTAGGGTGGTGTTTGATGTATTTAATTTTGCTATCAAAAAGAACCCTAAAAAAATATTCCAAATTACGGAGATCGAAAAGCTGTACTTGACAAAATAA
- a CDS encoding DUF3368 domain-containing protein, with translation MRLHIIADASCLIVLDRIGQLDLLRDLFLPTNGGDKASAILTTPEVQAEFGQSLPDWLQIAAVHDKAQQQVLAGMLDPGEASAIALALEMESPLLILDEKKGRREAQRLQLPIMGTLRVLQLAHQAGLVPSLTSLIGELEKAGFRLSKRVIEELLNENRNK, from the coding sequence ATGAGGCTACATATTATCGCCGATGCCAGTTGCCTGATTGTGTTAGACCGAATTGGCCAATTGGATCTGTTGCGTGATTTGTTCCTTCCCACCAACGGTGGAGACAAGGCTTCTGCGATCCTGACCACCCCGGAAGTACAAGCCGAATTTGGGCAATCCTTGCCGGATTGGCTCCAAATCGCGGCGGTTCACGATAAGGCACAACAACAAGTTTTGGCGGGAATGCTGGATCCAGGAGAAGCGAGTGCCATTGCCTTGGCGCTGGAAATGGAGAGTCCTCTCCTGATTCTTGATGAGAAAAAAGGCCGTCGAGAAGCTCAACGCCTGCAATTACCCATCATGGGCACCTTACGCGTGCTGCAACTGGCTCATCAAGCCGGGCTTGTACCTTCTTTAACTTCACTGATCGGCGAGTTAGAAAAAGCTGGCTTCCGCCTCTCAAAACGAGTAATCGAGGAGTTGCTCAACGAAAACCGCAACAAATAA
- a CDS encoding DUF6252 family protein, translating to MWRPKGSTGRFGQGNLTAYYQSDGTFNISAYRREGEIESAMALYSDSMYAEGVYRLHNPARQSVSYLPLVCSYDQDSTVYHEGTLTITRFDLEAKVISGTFEFVLARPDCDTIHGTQGRFDIRLF from the coding sequence GTGTGGCGTCCTAAGGGTTCTACAGGTCGATTTGGGCAAGGAAATCTTACCGCTTACTATCAGTCCGATGGTACTTTTAATATTAGTGCTTACCGAAGGGAGGGCGAAATAGAGTCCGCTATGGCGCTCTATTCAGATAGCATGTATGCAGAGGGTGTTTACCGTCTACATAACCCTGCCCGCCAGTCGGTAAGTTATTTGCCCTTGGTGTGCTCTTACGATCAGGACAGTACAGTTTACCATGAGGGAACGCTGACCATCACCCGATTTGATTTAGAAGCTAAGGTAATCTCTGGTACCTTCGAATTTGTCCTGGCTCGCCCAGACTGCGACACGATTCATGGTACCCAGGGGCGCTTTGACATCCGCCTTTTTTAA
- a CDS encoding toxin-antitoxin system YwqK family antitoxin, with translation MKDSLMHGKCIEYYRDGTVKGESYYQDDTIQGEVILYHPDGSIKTRILYKDGKKNGQLTHYYSNGQVSETVLMVDGKRERQLTSYYENGSIHRISNYDHENRDGEEVEYYPDGTLALKREWVTVQKRYSDSLINLVNYEVEYDSLGNIISEMHHAEVELPDTVQLNDSLTIRVNFLKPHYQEAYIVVGDYDEQYHSKGTLELDTIQMVNNQATFQLKAHHLGENLKRAIICDYTKSILKDGGTNTTLTDYYFSFSFFVKSDTVI, from the coding sequence ATGAAAGATTCTTTAATGCATGGGAAGTGTATAGAGTATTACAGAGATGGTACAGTAAAAGGCGAAAGCTACTATCAAGATGATACAATACAAGGTGAAGTGATACTCTACCACCCTGACGGTTCTATTAAAACGCGTATTCTGTATAAAGATGGCAAAAAAAATGGGCAATTAACACACTATTATTCCAATGGGCAAGTGAGTGAAACCGTGTTAATGGTCGATGGAAAGCGAGAGAGACAATTGACATCGTATTACGAAAATGGCTCTATTCACCGTATAAGCAATTATGATCACGAGAACCGAGATGGTGAAGAGGTAGAGTACTATCCGGATGGAACGCTTGCTTTAAAACGGGAGTGGGTAACTGTGCAAAAACGATATTCAGACAGCTTGATTAACCTCGTGAATTATGAGGTAGAATACGATTCTCTAGGAAATATTATTAGTGAAATGCATCATGCGGAAGTAGAGCTTCCAGATACCGTTCAACTCAACGATAGTTTAACAATAAGGGTAAATTTTTTAAAACCACATTATCAAGAGGCATATATAGTAGTTGGAGATTACGATGAACAGTATCATAGTAAAGGTACGTTAGAGTTAGATACCATTCAGATGGTAAATAATCAGGCAACATTTCAATTGAAAGCCCATCATCTCGGAGAGAACTTAAAAAGAGCCATCATATGCGACTACACAAAGAGCATATTAAAAGATGGAGGGACAAATACAACTTTAACTGACTATTACTTTTCATTTAGCTTTTTCGTGAAAAGTGATACTGTTATCTAG